Part of the Bacteroidota bacterium genome is shown below.
TTGAGAATTGGAGGGGTGATCTCCGGTACGGTGAGTAATTTAAAAACCAATGGATTTAAATTTGCTTTTGGGAAAAATACACACTTCAACGGCAATGTTAACATGCATGGCTTGCCGGATGTGGAAAATACCTTCATGCATCTTAAAGCTGAAGAAATGCAGGTTTCACTGCCAGATTTAGAGGCATTTAATCTTCCTGAAGGGGCAGGCAGGATAATAATTCCTGAAGTGATAAAAACTATCGGCATTGCCAGAATTAAAGGTTCTTTTACCGGATTTTACAATGATTTTGTTTCCTATGCTTCTTACCGTACAGCTATCGGAAATGTGTCTACCGATCTTATCGTTAAACAGGATTCTGTGGTCTCTGTAAAATATAACGGTCGTATTACAGCCGAATCATTCGATGTCGGACAATTGATCGGAGCTGAAGAATACCTGGGAAAAGTTACTTTAGCCGCTCTGGTTGACGGACAGGGACTGGATGCTGAAAACCTGCTCATCAGACTTAATGGCATGATCAATTCACTGGATCTACTGGATAACAGTTTTAACCAGATTGAAGTTCAGGGCACTTTTGCCGAAAAACGGTTCAATGGGGAAATGAATGTTTCCGACGAACTGATCCAAATGAAATTCAAGGGAGATCTGGATTTGGGACAGGATATCCCCACTTTTGATTTTCTGGCCAAAATCAATAATGCAAGACTTTATGATCTTCACCTGTCGGAACGCTCACAGGATATGTCAATAAGTACAACGCTTCGATGTAACTTCATTGCCACCGATTTCGATGATCTGGAAGGTAAAATTTATATCGATAGCACAAGCTATACGGAAAAGGGTATCAATTATTATCTGGATCACCTCGCTCTCGTCACACTTCGGGATACCGGAATGACAAAGCGAATTTTTCTACACTCCGATTTCATGGAAGCATCGATAAAAGGTGATTTCCTGTTCAATGATATGGGGCAGGCCTTTGTGAAGCTGTTCGATCGTTATGTTGAAGCAGGTCTGGTTGGATTGGAACTAGAAAAAACATCACTTAACCAGCAGTTTCTTAATTTCGACATCTCACTTTACAATACCGATAACCTTACCCAACTTTTTGTTCCCGATCTGAAAGTGCATACCGGGACAAATCTTACAGGTACCTATACCGGGGATTCGGATTTTCTTGAATTTGACATGACTTCCCCTGAGATTTCATGGAAAGGAATTAGATTCAAAGGTTTGGATATTCATGCCCAGACTCTGCCGCGCCATTTTGCAATTGGTTTAAGCAGCTATCAAACTATTTTTCAGGAATCAGAGGAAAATGACTCCCTGGAGTTTGGGATGGAAAATTTTGGCATCAATGCAAATATTCGCCGGGATAGTATTTTATTTAAAATCACATGGGATGATCATAGCATACTGGATAAAAACAAAGCCGATATTTCCGGTTATTATGCCATCCTGGATACCGCTTATTCAACAGCCTCTATTGATACTGCTCACCTTGTTATCAACGACAGCTCATGGATGATCAGGCCTGGTAATCTGATCACTATGGATTCCACCGCAATAAAGATCAGTAATCTTGAATTCGTTGGGGGAAAACAGCAATTGAAACTAAACGGTGCAGTTTCAGGTTCACCCGCGGATACTCTGAATGCTGATTTCAGAGACTGGCAAATGTCGAATTTTGATATTCTCTTGAAGGATAAAGGTTTTGATCTTGATGCTGTTATTAATGGAAATTTAAGTGTTTCAAATGTTTTTAACAGTATTTCCTTATACTCGGATATATCGTTGACAGGGTTTCGTATGAACACTGTTTTACTTGGGGATGCTGTTGTACAGAGCCACTGGGACCCGGACCAACATCGGGCCTTTGTCAATGCGGAAATTATTTATACGGGAAATGTGGGTTCCAGCAAAGTTCTTGATCTCGAAGGTTATTATTATCCGAATGATCCTGACAGGAATTTTGACTTCTCATTTTACTTGCAGAATTTCCACCTAAAAGCACTACGCCCATTTGTTTCTGGCATCCTGGACAACCTGGATGGTATTGCCTCCGCAAATTTCGAACTTGACGGCACGGAGTCTGATCCCATTTTGAGTGGAACCCTGAAACTTATGCGAACAACGTTTAAGGTGGATTATCTGAATACGAGATATGAATTGGCCCACGAAATCAAATTCGATAGAAACGGTTTGTATTTTAAGGATCTGGTGGTTTATGATACCTTAGGGAATCAAGCTGTTTGTGATGGCAGCCTAACTCACGACAAACTGGAGGATTTTCGACTGGATGTGGAATTGCGCCCTCAGAATTTTATTTGCCTGAACACAGATCGTTATCAAAACAGCGATTTTTATGGCAGTGCACTTGCAACAGGATCCGTGGATATAACAGGTGAATTGGATGATCTTACCATCGACGTTGATGCCCGAACCAACGCCGGTA
Proteins encoded:
- a CDS encoding translocation/assembly module TamB encodes the protein MFLVVLVIVPATILSFAWDPLVQTVTARMAAAYLSETLETNITIDRLLITPLFDISLKNVFIQDNREDTLLFTRKMFINLGNPELKNKVINVNSVSLKNAGIHLVKYEGDSSYNFSVIFSRLSGKQTDSVKIDSLKGEQWEVKLKGLDLIDVRFKMDNWNRPVKDAGMDYSHLDTYLAAFVVHDLYLNGDTVSFITDELMCHEQCGLEVLSMSGRLALSPAFLKAHSLLLKTGNSDLDLDFEFHYDDWNAYNDFINSVRIQAEIRPSVFNLTDIGCFATSLTAMDNPLRIGGVISGTVSNLKTNGFKFAFGKNTHFNGNVNMHGLPDVENTFMHLKAEEMQVSLPDLEAFNLPEGAGRIIIPEVIKTIGIARIKGSFTGFYNDFVSYASYRTAIGNVSTDLIVKQDSVVSVKYNGRITAESFDVGQLIGAEEYLGKVTLAALVDGQGLDAENLLIRLNGMINSLDLLDNSFNQIEVQGTFAEKRFNGEMNVSDELIQMKFKGDLDLGQDIPTFDFLAKINNARLYDLHLSERSQDMSISTTLRCNFIATDFDDLEGKIYIDSTSYTEKGINYYLDHLALVTLRDTGMTKRIFLHSDFMEASIKGDFLFNDMGQAFVKLFDRYVEAGLVGLELEKTSLNQQFLNFDISLYNTDNLTQLFVPDLKVHTGTNLTGTYTGDSDFLEFDMTSPEISWKGIRFKGLDIHAQTLPRHFAIGLSSYQTIFQESEENDSLEFGMENFGINANIRRDSILFKITWDDHSILDKNKADISGYYAILDTAYSTASIDTAHLVINDSSWMIRPGNLITMDSTAIKISNLEFVGGKQQLKLNGAVSGSPADTLNADFRDWQMSNFDILLKDKGFDLDAVINGNLSVSNVFNSISLYSDISLTGFRMNTVLLGDAVVQSHWDPDQHRAFVNAEIIYTGNVGSSKVLDLEGYYYPNDPDRNFDFSFYLQNFHLKALRPFVSGILDNLDGIASANFELDGTESDPILSGTLKLMRTTFKVDYLNTRYELAHEIKFDRNGLYFKDLVVYDTLGNQAVCDGSLTHDKLEDFRLDVELRPQNFICLNTDRYQNSDFYGSALATGSVDITGELDDLTIDVDARTNAGTFISIPLNTRASLMQNDYIVFINPGNLTDEVEVLTRNVNVKGLSLNLKLDVTNDAELLIYLPDQMGNLSARGAGQAQLSISPSGEFRLVGDYIISRGTFLFTIQNLIRKRFEILSGGKIQFTGDPLDATLNVKGLYKVKTNITGLSPTLDELYAGEKINVDCILWLQDRLMNPDIRFNLRFPNVKDEIRQDIYALIDTNDQAVMNQQMISLLMLNSFSYTSGGNFGASSFNIIGNQLSNWLSQISRDFDVGINYRAGDELSEDELQVALSTQLFDDRLIIDGNIGVSSKSNSQNASNIVGDVNIEYKLRKDGRVRLKAFNRSNNINTLDDIAPYTQGVGIFYRKEFNNFGDLFKRERKKSRKP